The following DNA comes from Mycobacteroides immunogenum.
AGAGGACGTGACCGTGACCGATGACGCCGCCCGCTTTGGCGACCCCCGCATCCCCGCCGAACTGAACACTGCCCAGCCGCATCTGTTTCATCTCAGCGCACTGGCACCACAAACCTTCGACGGCGGCGACTTACGTCAAGCCCACGAAGGCAACTTCCCCATCCTTACCGGGCAGCAGGCCAGCATTGTCATGGTGACACTCCAACCGGGCGGAATCCGGGAACCGCACTGGCATCCCAGCGCCTGGGAGATCAACGTGATCACCAGCGGCGTCGCCAAGTGGACGTTGTTGGATCCGGAAGGGCATTCGGAGACCTTCGATGCCCACGTGGGCGATGTCGTCTTTGCGCCGCAGGGCTCATTGCACTATTTCGAGAACAAGGGCACCGAGGATCTCAAGCTACTGATCGTATTCAATGCCAGCACCGCAGAAGGCAAGGATGACATCGGAATTGGTGCCTCGATCAGCAAGCTGCCCCCCGACGTACTCGCCGCGGTGTTCGGGGTTCCCACCGACGTCTTCTCAAAGCTCAAGAAGATCAACGAGTCCGTCACCATCCTGCGCAGACAGCAGACGTAGCCACCCGTTGCGCGCTCGACGTCGCTAGCCTTACTCCAGGCAGCGATCAGTGCGGCTACGGAGGAGAAGGTGTCCACACCCCGGCGCCGTCGGTTGTCATTGAAGGCCCGACGCGCTTTGGTTTTGAGCCACCGCTGGGTCGGTCTCATTTGTGGGCTCCTGGTGGTGATGGTCAGTACCAGCGGCGCGATCCTCGTCTATCAGCCGGAACTGGTACGGGCCATGCACCCAGAACTGTTCCACACCACGCCGACCGGCAACCCGGCTGGATTCACCCAGGCGATCGCCGAAGTACGGTCGCACTACCCCGAAATACAGCTTGCGAGTGCATCTCTCAAGGACGGGGTGTATCTGCTGCGCGCAGGATCCGATACACATGACACCTTCTTCGTGGACGCCGGAACCGGGCTTCTCAACGGACGGCTAGATCTTGGCGCGGGCACATTCGGATTCCTGGTGAACATGCACGACTGCGGGTTCACCTGCGAGGGCTACAGCGGGTACCTGCCAT
Coding sequences within:
- a CDS encoding cupin domain-containing protein — its product is MKPINRRTVLGGVGVAGVAAAAGAGTDWAFSTPRSHDNPEDVTVTDDAARFGDPRIPAELNTAQPHLFHLSALAPQTFDGGDLRQAHEGNFPILTGQQASIVMVTLQPGGIREPHWHPSAWEINVITSGVAKWTLLDPEGHSETFDAHVGDVVFAPQGSLHYFENKGTEDLKLLIVFNASTAEGKDDIGIGASISKLPPDVLAAVFGVPTDVFSKLKKINESVTILRRQQT